A region of the Pseudodesulfovibrio sp. JC047 genome:
GCGCATGTCCGTATGCGTGCTCATACAGGGTGATACCGTCACCAAAATCCACGCTGGCGGCCAACCCGGACTCCACCAGCAATTTCAAAGTTCGATACACCGTGGCCTGCCCGATGTCGGGTGCCCCCTGCTTGACCAATTGCCCCAACTGCTCTGCGGAAAAATGGTGTTCAGTCTCCAGAAAAGTCTCGACGATACGCTTCCGCTGTGGGGTCATGCTCAAGGCATTCGCGTCCAAATACTCCAGGAAAACTCCTTCTGCGTTTTTTGACATGGAAGAGACTGAAATTCATTTTCATTCTCATGTCAAGTGGGAAGTAATTTTTACACATCAAATCACGATATCATGCACACATGCCCACGAGACATTTCAAAATGACATGGTGTCACCGTCACAAAAGCATTTGTTCCTACAAAATTCTTATCCTGATCAGGCTCCCGGCAAAAAAGACTCGAAACAATATGAACACGGAAGAACGGGACACTTCTCTCTCTCTTTAAATTCTGAGCATAAGCACTTCCGATAAGTACCATAAAATTTTGTATACATATCACAACCACCCAATCATTTGTTTTCATTTTTCCACAAAAACGGCCTGGATCACTTCCTTGGCGGCAACAAATCATCCTCTGTCGGAGCTGCAATGCCATATTCTCCATATCGGATCTTTCGTGTCCATTGGTAGCGTTTGCCATCGAATTTCCACAGGTTATCTCCAAAAACATAATCGGGCATTCCTTTTGTAGACAGACCAGTTTTCTTAGGTATCCAATGGACAGAAGGAAAGCCCACTTCTATTGGTTCCCAGCCAGTAGACAGTTTCTTATAAATATATACGGTACATCCACCTGTGCCGCAGTAAAATGAATGAGCTATAGATATCACCAACTCCTTAGTACCATCTGAATTTACGTCGAATGGAATTGCGTATATTGTTGGCTCATAGCAGGAGTCCTTTGCAATGGCTGCGAAATCATCCTCATAACTACTCGATATTTCGCACAGCTCCTCTCGGCTTAATATTGTGTACTCATATGAGGCGGCATCGCACCGAGTGGCAACAAACCCAAGAATAGCGAAAACAAAACAAACGAATAAAAGCAGAGGGCCGACAAGGACCCTCCGCTTTCCACATGCTTCATAATCATTTTGCATAAGGGACTTCATACCCTTTAAACTTCCTGAGATATTCAGAGACACATGTACCGT
Encoded here:
- a CDS encoding transcriptional repressor → MSKNAEGVFLEYLDANALSMTPQRKRIVETFLETEHHFSAEQLGQLVKQGAPDIGQATVYRTLKLLVESGLAASVDFGDGITLYEHAYGHAHHDHLVCMKCGVKVEIYDASIEARQEEVAIAHGYTLTRHHMCLFGLCAACQAKEK